The genomic segment ACAACGAGTTTGAGGTGGTGACTttgcctccaaattccccagatctcaatccagtcgagcatctgtgggatgtgctggacaaacaagtctGATCCTTGGAGGCCCCGCCTCGCAACTTACAGGACAGGATGTGCTGctaacatcttggtgccagataccacagcacaccttcaggggtctagTGGAGTCCGTGCTTCAACGAatcagggctgttttggcagcaaaagggggaaaaacacaatattaggcAAGTGGTCATgatgttatgcctgatcggtgATGTGCACACATACCTATAATGTAGTTTGAGTTTACAGTATGTGCacgtaaaatgtaaatgtaaaatgccatGTCATTTACTTGCAGAAGAACATGGAGGATGAGTTGAGGAGTCCGACAGCCTGAGGAAGTAACAGATCTGTAAGCTTGGTTGCATGGCAGCGTATATGTCTGTATTGCTAACCTCTTCACCAGTGTCAGTAATGTTGGGCAGATGGGCATCTGTAATGTTCTTGGCAGTCCTTCTTTCATAAATACTCATTAGttcaaaaaatgtgttaatgttaaAGTAATGTAAGCATCCTCACAAGGAACTAGTTGGCTTTGGGCTGAAGGCCACAGATAACCTGAGAAAGTCATAAGGCACAGAGAGATGGACACGTGcagttttggttttggtcttttctttGGATTTGTTGACAGTATCAAAGAATATATCCATAATTTCTTTTAATGATCCAGGTTTAGCTTGAATGTGTATGAATATGGGGGGCATCTTGGGTTTTGGGCTAGAGGGGAAAGGTGGTGATCAACAAGAGATGAGAACGGGTGTGTGAAGGATCACTGGACCGTTGTTGTGTCTGACACATGAACCATGGAAACGCTCGCTCTCCCACAGATCTTTCTTCTCTGCGTCTTATCTCTAAGTCTGATACGCAACACTTTGAAGAGCGGTCAGAGCTGACATGAGAGCGAATTAAGAACTGACGATGGTTTGTCATGTCGGTCAGTCACAGGGAAGAGGAACAATGTTCGTGCTGTTTGTCTTCAAGaggtaaaatgtaaatgtttcttAATGTATCCAGGCTGCATAAAGCAATAAGTGAGGATTCAGATTTTGTTATCTTGAAGGGCAGAAGCCTGGCAACACTTCCACATTATCTTTCTGAGAAAGTACCAAGGAAGACAGAGGGATATTGTTTTTGCCtgacttttgttttaaattgtaaCCATTTCCCAGAGACCACAAGCAGATAGGGGGAAGTGATGAAACGTTACAacacactgctgttttgtttgttatcaACTTGTTTTTCGAGCCCACACGGAGAAGTGAAGGATCAAGCTTCTTTTTATGCAGCTGTCAGCACATCAAAATAACACCTGTTCAGCAGTCTTATCCTGCAGGTTAGTTCAATGATAATGTCACATGCAATTCAAATACGGATTACTAATAGTTACAACGGGCcaaattttagtttaaaacattaaaaaaacaaaaaatatcaagtaaatgtgaagaaatgagaGTTTTGACTTAATGTCTAGGTACTGTGTtacagagatgtctactgaagttgaACAATCTTTACGCATTGCCTCTTTAAAACTGTAAGTAAACCATGCGCCTTTTAAAGCATCAGTGCTCAGCTTAAAATACTGTCTATCTTTAGCTGCAGTAGCATGAATACAGATTTTtatgaaaatggaaaaagcCATTTGTTTGACATGTGTCCTCCTGCCAGGTCACATATCTGTGTAGTTTATCAAACGTCACCCTGGCTGAAACGAACCCCTCTCAAATTCCCCCGTACTCATTACGCTGTAGAAAGTTTGAGCCTTGTGTCTTACTGGTTAAGGGTCAGCGGCAGTATTGACCATTTCCCTTCCTCTGCATAGTGATGTTGTTTTAAACCCTGAGTTAACCAGAGATTGATCTGGAAGAATGGGTGTATTTGGGGACTGCCATCCGTCATCGGGGCTGAAAGGGTTGTTTTCTCCCGGCCCCCGTCACTTTTGATGAATCCCCGCTAAAGACTCCACTGGGGAAGGCATGACCAGCATTTGCCTTGGCTCGGAGGCGCTGCAttttctatctctctgtctgattTTTGGCAAGATCCTTTTGATTAGGCTTCAACCTTTTGTACACGCAGTACaatattttaactttatttgtttgtcgTGGGCGGACCACAGGAGGTTTCTCAAATTGTTGTGGGAGAAATTAATCCTCTTTGCTACTATTTTGAAGTCGCTACGTGGACATCCGCTGAATGTCTGGGTGTTCCTCAGGGGTACGGTTCTGCCTTTGCACTCGTTTAATTCCAAGAATAGTCAGGGAGCACTTTATCTTCCCAGTGAGCACAAACCACCCAGATGAATCTGCATTTAGCTCTTAGGGGCATGCGTAAGGTTATGACCATTGTAATGGATGTTATCAGATACGCTTGGACTGTAAAACTGATATTTCCTTTTCTCGCAAAAAAAACTGGGACATTGTTTTACTGTAGTCCTAGAAGATTTAAGCACCAGCACGCTTCTCAAATAGTGTCCAACAATTTCTGATACTTTGAACTCTGAACCAGTTTGAGCAAAAACGTCAAAATGATGAATTCAGGATAACGAAACAATCTCCCACAAGGTATAACGGTTGGACAGTCCTTAGGCCCATTTGTTGCATCACATGAACGGGAGTTTGTCTAGTATACTTACTATTAACTATTTTGCTCTGTATCCCGTCAACACTACTGGTTTTGCACCAGCAGCCCGAATTACCATTATtaatacatcatcatcattaatacAATCAATGTGTTAAAAACTACAGCATCTGCAGGGCTGCAGCAACTGCACTTGCAGGACAAGTCACCAACACTGGAATTAAAAGGTCAACTAGAGACACATCTGTGACATTGTGAAATAATGACAGAGGACCTACAGGAGGCTCTGTTAATGCTACTTCAGCAGATTGCCAGTTTATTTCATCACTCTTGCAGTGACTTTAAGACTTCTCGctcttgttttctctgcaaTTGTGTATCACTTTTCCCTTCTCTGTACCCATTTCTAGTGTCcctcccccacccacccacccaccactTCTCCTGAAGTCGACTTCGGGGTCACTGGTGTTCACTGGAATCCTAGACTTATATTCCAGATGTTGATGAGAGGAACTGGCTCTCAACATCGCCCTGGTCTTCCATCTTAAATTCGCAGCATTTAATGCATCCTAAAATGAGAGCGTTATGAAGTCACTGTGTAGAACTAATTCACTGGTGGATGATTTATAATGATTCACCATACTGTGGTATAAATGGTAAAGGGGTCAAATGGGCCATTAGTTCTGGGATGAAAAAAAGTCATTTGAATTAAGGATTGATACTGAGACTGGTATAATGCCCACACAATGGAGGTGAAGTAAAGAAAAGACTGGAagttttgtttcacttttttatttttcatcaagtAATGTTTGGGCTTGGCAGTATACACAGTATATACCTTCATGTTGTCATTTCCTGGTTTTTAAGGCTACAGCAGAGTAAACTGATGTCATTTTCCAAACAAAACAGACTCTTCTACTTGCTCTTATACTTGCCTTTAACCACTTACTCATTATATCCGTGTTACTAATAATAATTTTGCAAAAATCTCATTCTGTTAGTGTTTTGTGAAAGAGTCATCCCTACATTGTTGTTGCAATATCATTATCGAGTTGGGGCCTGTTGGCTCAAAAACAGTGTGATATTTGATATAGTTGTCCAGTCCTAACAttcatgaagtgcttttgagaaGAATTAAAAATATGGAGGTATATGTCGTATATATGTATAGTCATATGGCCTGTGATGTTATTTTAAGGCCCTTAAGCCCAGCCCTAAGTAATGTTAAAGTAAAGTAATATGACATTCTTCAATAAGGCAGTTTACAAATAACTTGTGGCTTTTCTGCttgtaataacaaaataatctaaACATAGATGGGTGGTTTGAATAATTCTTTGGCAGATATCTGTCTATATAAATCATCATACTTACATTCCTACATTCAAACCAAAATATGATTCTCATCCATCAGACGATTGTTATAAAGGTTGCAGCTCCTCTGGTTTCCATCCAGCTTGTTATATTCTTTGAGTGACCTCAGGGCTTACTAGGACAGTAATACTAACAATGAAATGTGCAATGTCTTTTCCTCTTTAATCAAGATTACCGCTGCCTCATCACATCTGAGCTATAATAACGAACCGTTGTGCGACACTAAATGTAGCGCAGTGTATTTTTAAAACTGATGTGCAACTCATTGTCACGGTTTCcaactttttaaataaaggaGGAACCCGACTGCTGATCTGACAAATATAATAATGTGAAAAGATCCACAGCAGCTGTCTCGAATTTATAGGCATATTCCAAGTTACTGCATTCCTGTGTAGTTCCACATCGAGTTAAGCTTGAGTTCAAGGTCAAAACCTCTATCTCTTaagcactcacacacaaacacacacacacacacacacacacacacacacacacacacacacacacacacacaactcccCCTCTCCTCGACTAATAAATAATTATCCTTTTGTGTGATGTGGCTTCGCTCCAAGGCCGTGTAGTTTATGCGAGCTGCTTTCAGCAAAACAGTGCTCTTTCCAAAATGGGAGAAATTCAGAGGATGTTTTCTGCATTTACCATTTATAAAAACTGAGTAATAATGAATAAAGTACACAAGTTAGTTGTGATTAAATCCATCATTGTCTTCTTTAAAACTTTTTCATTAAATAGATATTCAGTCGTGGTCAAAAGTTTATAAACACTTATGAAGAACACGTCTTCacttccaatgatttctacaactcATACTACTTTATCACAAAACATATTAATAGAATTTGGcttaataatgaattaattataGGTCttatgaaaatgtgaccaaatctgcttggtcaaaaatatacatacagtacttctaatatttggttaaatgtctctTGGCCATTTTCACCTCAATTAGGTGCTTTAGATagccatccacaagcttctggcGGGTCTCTGTCTCAATTTTTAACCACTCCTCCTGACAGAATCGGTTCAACTAAATTTGTTGGCTTCTGATGTGGTTCAAGTTAGGACTTTGGGAAGGTGATTCCTCattcttcattattccatttactttattcatagcagcagatccactggcagcaaaacaggcCAACAGCATAACACTAGCACCACCATAATTTACaggtatggtgttcttgggGTGAGGCCTCACCTTTTCGCCTCCAAACATATTGCTCCTCATTGTGACCAAACAGctcagtttttgtttcatctgaacacagagttttcctccagcaggctttttctttgtccatgtgatcagcagtaAACTTTAGTCaagctttaaagtgaaactctcgccaaaatgcaaccaaggctttatttgtgattgaatatgagtcaaaccttcgggtaaatgcataattatgaaagagacacttttaagatttaccgtagttttgttttcgggcaagctaattttgaacgggagtgcttggggcaggGATACAATGGCATCAAAATCGCAATTTTTACTGCTGATTGTAGTATTGCTTGTAATATGAGGCTCCCTTTTCAACGTGGACGTCAATGTTGCTTtttgctaacgacaaaacaatgaattatacgtgcattcatatggaactaagcttgaggagcgtcccaccattactctccttcctgatggtcGCACTCGtagatcgacactttttgcctgccatgacggccgcGCGCTGGAGATGcggcagctaacgtgagtagttcaaaaaccttctttttcataaactttgtgtacacaaaccatgttctcaatgctcgtgttcatgtatagagaccctggtgatgctacgagcaaagtttcatgttgtgtcgcgccttcttagtgttttaaaaattgcgATTGTGATGCCATCGTATCCCTGCCccgagcactcccgttcaaaatgagcttgcccgaaaacgaaacttgcggtaaataaataataaagtgcctctttcgtcataattatgcatttacccgaaggtttgactcatattcaatcacaaataaagccttggttgcattttggcgagagtttcactttaaggtgcTGAGTCTGTAGAGAGGaggcagcctctcagctcatgatgatgtaaaacacacttgactgtggACTATGTCACCTGTCTCCCAACAGCTTCCAATTCATTGCTGACTTGCTGTTTGGTGGTTTTTGGTTtactcttgaccatcctgagcaattttttcttctcagcagcaggtgattgtttgtgttttcttcctgatcatgacagtgacacaactgtgccataaactttatacttacaaacagttgtttgtacAATTGATTCTGGGACCTGTACCTGCTTTGACATTTCCTGAAATTGCATTGATCTGCTCtgtcagatcaatgctgagctccttaGACTTCCCCTTTGTAGTGTTTGAGTCCAGTGGGTGTGTCAAACAAGCCCCACTAAAATGGGCGGAGAAAAGTCATCAGCTGTCATCAATCATCATCACATTAAGAAGAAATCAAGAGGCCACGCtacaaagaacatttgattCACAAAACTGTCTAAAATCCCCAAAACTGATTGTTCAAGTTGCTCTATGTATATTTTCggaagacctataataaattcattatcGAATCAAACttcattgaatgtttttttttgcgataaagtagtttgtgttccacacATTCCATTACAGAAAAACgggagctgtagaaatcattggaactcaagCCTGCCAcgatatacatgttctttacaagtctCCCTAAACCTTTGACCCTGATCCTTCAAGAACGTATTGCTGAAGAATGGAGACATAACAAAACTGACATCTCTGATTGActcactttttttaatgttgcctCATCCCAGTGGTAACTTGTTTTGTAAGTGGGATATGTTTGAGAAAACAGATGAATCAGAGGCTTCAGAAATTATGAGGAATGTCTGAGAGAGCCGCTCAGGTCAAAAGTGTACAGATGGTAAAACATTTCAGATTAGCCGTTTctgaaatgacatttttgtaTATCTTTTGATAATCTTTCAATATGTGTGACTTAGTTGCACATGTTCAGACATCCGTAATTCTATGGCGCTCGCACTTGAATACTAAAGTTTGAGAAATCTCtgagctgtgaaaaaaaatgaattacaattttaatgtgtgtaaacatgtaaaatcGACCAACtactcttttatttttgtagctAATTAATGCTTACAGTTCATCACtttcagaataataaaaaaaaaaaacgcctctCTCCCTCTTACACAAACACTCAATATGAGCAACACTTGAGTTTAAACAAAGACTTGAAGAGCAACACCCGCTCATGCAAATGTGATGTGAGTCAGAAAATCTACTCAGAAGTAACGTCTGCGCTGGCCGGGTTGAAGCAAAGGGAGTCATCTCTTTCTTCTCAGCCTCCCTTGCTCCTCCCCCTGTCCAGTGAGTTATGTAGTATTTGAGCCTTCAGGAGAGCAGGGAAAGTCAGACATTGTAGAGACACAGGGACAAGGCGCTGTTACCCCACTGCAGACACTCAGGGAGCCTGAGACTTCGGGATCCAGATTTTCTTCACGTATTCATTTCTGTACATTATTCAGTGCATGGACAGATGGCTCCTGCAGTGTACTGCGACcactgatgtttgtttctgcagacTCGATGTGTATTGTTTTTAGACTTTAAGAAGTTTTATTACTCTGTGACTTTTACATTTCCCAGCTGTTCTGTTGTCTTTTACCGGAATACCTTCACCTTTTTCTTGGACTGTCTCAAACCGCCTTCACCAATGCTGACCGAGCCGTATGGAGCCCTGTCGATGGGCTCAGATGTTCGTGATCTGACCCTCTTGACTCCAGCACCCCCTGTGCCATCCTTACCAGGAGCCGGCGGTGGCTGCGGGATGTCTGTCGGCGGTGGCCAGTGGACCCAACTGCTGGACCTCCACCCTGGCTCTCCCTACGGCTCCCTGCCATCCCACCACTCCCTCATCAAGCAGGAACCGGGATGGGGGACCACTGAGCCTATAGAGGACCCACACTGTGGACTCGGGGCCTTCACGGTGCACTTCTCAGGCCAGTTCACAGGCTCAGGCCCCTGCCGGGTTGGTGCCTTCGGGGAGGCGACTGCAGGTCAACCGAGGATGTTTCCCAATGGGACTTACCTGCCCAGCTGTATGGACAGTCCTCCTGCACCCAGGAACCAGGGTGAGCATGCTCAGTGTCTGTCCCACCTCTCTTCAGTCCACCTTTGTCTTCTCTCATTAGCTGAATGAAGTGGGCTATCATCTTTACACaccaatttaaatgttttattttaagccAGTTGTTCTCCACTCCCTGCCGTATGTGTTCATGATGTAAGTCCACGTTTAGAGGTTGTTGACAGTGTTGTGTCTGAGCAGGATGTTGTGTGCTGTACTGGGTCATTCTGTCCCGTGTCAGGAATAGGCTTGGCAGCTTCCTGGTGATGCTCTGGCAGCGATCTATAACAGTTCCTCTGCACTCAGACgcagaaaatgtatgtttacttTTAAGCAACAAGGCAGAGTCACAACAGCTGTATTGGCATCGGTGTGTTGGCCTCATAACTCAGAACAGATCATTCGGAAAATCATTCATAAGTTTCAACTAAATCTCCTCCCTCCGTATGTCCCGCATGTGATCCTACGTTGTTCTAATGCATCCATCTAAAGTTCGAGGAACTCTGTGGGTTAATGATCATAGATTTTAAGATGCACTGTAAAAATCTGTGAGTCAGAATTGAACCAATActgatatgataataataatgatgtatTGTATTTATCTAATGCTTTTCAATATactcaaatacattttactcAATCACAAGTCTATTATTAGGACTCGTTTAAAGAATATCACTGGCTCAAAACTACTTCTCACTACTTTGGGTCTGACTTCTCGTAACTGGTGGCTTAAGtttccaaataaatgtagaggagtaaaagtacaatatttgcttcCAAACTGTAGTGGAGTTCCAGAAAATATGAATAGCCAAGTCTagtacctcagaattgtacttaagtacaattacttgagtaaatgtacttcacagttacattccatcaccaAAATTAGACATGTATGAAAAAACATGACGGCCTGTGAAGCTGCCATAGTGAATGTTGCAGTGGAACCGTAACTCatgcagagaaataaaaaaaaagaaacacggCAGGAGGCAAAAATACTCAAAACACTCATCAACTGATTGTGAACCAGTGACCTTGAAGTGTTGCATTTGTAAGTTTTGATTTTACTGGCATGCACAAGTGTTATTTAATAGTACTTGGACACCTCTCCCcactgattgtgtgttttctgggtGTTTATTCAGAAGTATTTCTGTAGAAGCAATGAAAAGTGATGAACAATGAATCGCAAACTTGATTTACTGCCCTGAACACTTCTGGGATTTTTCTTAAATCCAAGCAGAAGAACAGAATACAGGGATTGAATCTGTTGTTTATCTGGAATTTTTATTTGGCGCTTCATCTCTGTTTCCTGTGAAGCGCTTTCATTGCTACCCCTTACTGTAAACAACGCTCGTGTTTTTTGTCTGCTGGGGCTCGTTACTCAGAGGTCGGAGGCTTGGACCTCTACGTGTGCGCCGGTGAGACGGCGTGCAATATGAGTCTTAGTTTGCTCAGTGGAAAGTAGTTTTTTGATGAAGTAATAAAAATACAGGATGGGATTCAAGTAAGAGTCGCGTGTGAGTCATTTTTCTCTGAAACTTTTCAACATCCCTCTCAGGCCTGACTCAAGATGCAGCAGCCTGTCGATGCCGCGTGTGCATGTGAAACAAAAGGTCATTTTTACACCGCTCTCTCAAATGTGACACTTTCCATCTGCCCAGGAATGCTTGCGATAATAGATCTTAAAACTGTAATTAAGTTAGCATGCACGCAGTTCTTTACTGCTCGCCCTTGTTTTTGACTGAGCGTATTCTACAGTAGCTCATCTCAGTCCGTCTGCGGTGTGCTGCCaaattttctttttccacctGCCATAAATTTTGCAACCACAAGGCCGAAGAcagatgggggggaaaaaagaaaatgttacaagGAAAGAGGACTTTGGAGTTTTAATGAATGTCTCTCTGTGGTAACTCTGCCAGGGACGTAATGTCACTACCAGGGGGATGCGGATAACCGACCAAGACGTCTGAAGATTCAACCAGGCGTCAGATCATATCCTTCTAACTTTCCGATTGTTGTCTTTTTGTGCTCTCTCTTCTCAGGTTATGGAGTGGTGGGTCTAGACAGCAACCCCAGTTACGGTCACACTCCGTCTCACCACACTCCTCAGCTCTCCAGCCTGTCCTTCAAACACGAGGACACGCTGTCACCGCCAAACAACATAGGTAGCCGTCCGTATCCTGAAGTGTTTTTTCACTAAATTGACTCTCAGACGGAGAGACTGTCAAGTCACAGCAAGGTTATATAAGTAACATGTCATTTTTCATATCAGGACAGAACAGCTATTATCCCTTTTTCCCTCatctccctccgtctctgtctgcacacacattcatatacGCAGgcatacataaacacactctccctctcgctctttAAGCACACGTATGGTTAATAACTCTGGAAATGATAACTTGAGGAAACAGCTTTATGTGACTCTGCTGGAATGTCAAAAACTGTCTGGGGACCACTATACTATATGATCCTGAAAAGGAGCACTGTTTCTGATTGACCCGTCCTCTCTTTGAGGTGAGGAGCTGTGCGTCTGTGCAGACATGCGTGTACGAAAGTGTGCCTGAACCGGGATTCATTttgagaatatatatatatatatatataaatatgtatatatgtatatatatatatatatatatatatatatatatatatatacatatatatatacatatatatatatatatatatatatatatatatatatatatatatatatacatatatatatatatatatatatatatatgtatgtatatatgtatgtatatatatgtatatatatgtatgtatatatatgtatgtgaatgtgttgaatgtgttgtgtgtttgttctgatgAAGCAGCATTTTATATACAAGATCTTGGAAAAGCTCAGCTTAACAAGATTGTGAGCTGCTGAAGGGCAATTTTGATGGCGAGCagctttagtttttttctttaaccaaAAGTGCCATAAATTCACTGCTTCTAGCTTCTCAAATGTGCACATTTGCCTGTTTTGTTCATCTTCTGTGAGCGTCTTTGTTTTTTGGATCGTAGGTTGAATGAAACAAGCAGTTGGAATATGTCTGCTCCTGGGAAAAggcactattttctgacatttgataAACAAACAATTAATCTATAAGGAAGACAAAACTGGTAGATTTATGGATACTGTAAAAAAGGTTTTTTCTCAAGCgttttttgcatctttttatGTTCAGTTGACCAGCAGTACCCGGCTCCTCCTCCCATGTTTGGTTGCCACAATCCCTCTGAATCCTGTCCCAGCAGCCAAGCTCTGCTGCTGAGAAACTACAACAGGTACAATTATTTTATGCTTGCTTGTATTTAACGTTGCTTTATTTGACACCTGCTTCCTTTAATCCTCTCTCAGTGCAACTCCAGCCCCCTCGCTCATCAAGTTAACGTTGGATTCTTTTCCACAAACGCAGCTTGCTCCCTCGCTGGTTCATTTTCAGAAGTGTGAACTCTTTACGATCCTGCGTTAAGCCCTGCGTCTGGCTCTGCACTGTCTGGATTGCGAATCCTAATTTGTTCTGAGGTTAAGTGCTGCCCACTGGTGCTCAGCAggccaaaacaaacagtgagtgATCTACTACTGATGTGCCTGAGTCCACCCCGAGGAAAAACGAGGAGAAAAGTAAAAGAGACAAGttcagtgaaagtgaaagttgagtGTGGGGGGTTGGGGGTAGTTCA from the Sparus aurata chromosome 4, fSpaAur1.1, whole genome shotgun sequence genome contains:
- the wt1b gene encoding WT1 transcription factor b isoform X5; its protein translation is MLTEPYGALSMGSDVRDLTLLTPAPPVPSLPGAGGGCGMSVGGGQWTQLLDLHPGSPYGSLPSHHSLIKQEPGWGTTEPIEDPHCGLGAFTVHFSGQFTGSGPCRVGAFGEATAGQPRMFPNGTYLPSCMDSPPAPRNQGYGVVGLDSNPSYGHTPSHHTPQLSSLSFKHEDTLSPPNNIVDQQYPAPPPMFGCHNPSESCPSSQALLLRNYNSDNLYQMASQLDCVTWNQMNTLASSMKSSGHPTSYDSDPTAPPPPVLDVRRVPGIGPPVVRSSEASEKRPFVCAYPGCSKRYFKLSHLQMHGRKHTGEKPYQCDFTDCGRRFSRSDQLKRHQRRHTGVKPFQCETCQRKFSRSDHLKTHTRTHTGKTSEKPFTCRWSNCQKKFARSDELMRHHSMHQRNLTKLQPAI
- the wt1b gene encoding WT1 transcription factor b isoform X3, whose protein sequence is MLTEPYGALSMGSDVRDLTLLTPAPPVPSLPGAGGGCGMSVGGGQWTQLLDLHPGSPYGSLPSHHSLIKQEPGWGTTEPIEDPHCGLGAFTVHFSGQFTGSGPCRVGAFGEATAGQPRMFPNGTYLPSCMDSPPAPRNQGYGVVGLDSNPSYGHTPSHHTPQLSSLSFKHEDTLSPPNNIVDQQYPAPPPMFGCHNPSESCPSSQALLLRNYNSDNLYQMASQLDCVTWNQMNTLASSMKSSGHPTSYDSDPTAPPPPVLVSAQYHIHTHSIFRGLQDVRRVPGIGPPVVRSSEASEKRPFVCAYPGCSKRYFKLSHLQMHGRKHTGEKPYQCDFTDCGRRFSRSDQLKRHQRRHTGVKPFQCETCQRKFSRSDHLKTHTRTHTGEKPFTCRWSNCQKKFARSDELMRHHSMHQRNLTKLQPAI
- the wt1b gene encoding WT1 transcription factor b isoform X4, with translation MLTEPYGALSMGSDVRDLTLLTPAPPVPSLPGAGGGCGMSVGGGQWTQLLDLHPGSPYGSLPSHHSLIKQEPGWGTTEPIEDPHCGLGAFTVHFSGQFTGSGPCRVGAFGEATAGQPRMFPNGTYLPSCMDSPPAPRNQGYGVVGLDSNPSYGHTPSHHTPQLSSLSFKHEDTLSPPNNIVDQQYPAPPPMFGCHNPSESCPSSQALLLRNYNSDNLYQMASQLDCVTWNQMNTLASSMKSGHPTSYDSDPTAPPPPVLVSAQYHIHTHSIFRGLQDVRRVPGIGPPVVRSSEASEKRPFVCAYPGCSKRYFKLSHLQMHGRKHTGEKPYQCDFTDCGRRFSRSDQLKRHQRRHTGVKPFQCETCQRKFSRSDHLKTHTRTHTGEKPFTCRWSNCQKKFARSDELMRHHSMHQRNLTKLQPAI
- the wt1b gene encoding WT1 transcription factor b isoform X2 produces the protein MLTEPYGALSMGSDVRDLTLLTPAPPVPSLPGAGGGCGMSVGGGQWTQLLDLHPGSPYGSLPSHHSLIKQEPGWGTTEPIEDPHCGLGAFTVHFSGQFTGSGPCRVGAFGEATAGQPRMFPNGTYLPSCMDSPPAPRNQGYGVVGLDSNPSYGHTPSHHTPQLSSLSFKHEDTLSPPNNIVDQQYPAPPPMFGCHNPSESCPSSQALLLRNYNSDNLYQMASQLDCVTWNQMNTLASSMKSGHPTSYDSDPTAPPPPVLVSAQYHIHTHSIFRGLQDVRRVPGIGPPVVRSSEASEKRPFVCAYPGCSKRYFKLSHLQMHGRKHTGEKPYQCDFTDCGRRFSRSDQLKRHQRRHTGVKPFQCETCQRKFSRSDHLKTHTRTHTGKTSEKPFTCRWSNCQKKFARSDELMRHHSMHQRNLTKLQPAI
- the wt1b gene encoding WT1 transcription factor b isoform X6; amino-acid sequence: MLTEPYGALSMGSDVRDLTLLTPAPPVPSLPGAGGGCGMSVGGGQWTQLLDLHPGSPYGSLPSHHSLIKQEPGWGTTEPIEDPHCGLGAFTVHFSGQFTGSGPCRVGAFGEATAGQPRMFPNGTYLPSCMDSPPAPRNQGYGVVGLDSNPSYGHTPSHHTPQLSSLSFKHEDTLSPPNNIVDQQYPAPPPMFGCHNPSESCPSSQALLLRNYNSDNLYQMASQLDCVTWNQMNTLASSMKSGHPTSYDSDPTAPPPPVLDVRRVPGIGPPVVRSSEASEKRPFVCAYPGCSKRYFKLSHLQMHGRKHTGEKPYQCDFTDCGRRFSRSDQLKRHQRRHTGVKPFQCETCQRKFSRSDHLKTHTRTHTGKTSEKPFTCRWSNCQKKFARSDELMRHHSMHQRNLTKLQPAI
- the wt1b gene encoding WT1 transcription factor b isoform X1 — encoded protein: MLTEPYGALSMGSDVRDLTLLTPAPPVPSLPGAGGGCGMSVGGGQWTQLLDLHPGSPYGSLPSHHSLIKQEPGWGTTEPIEDPHCGLGAFTVHFSGQFTGSGPCRVGAFGEATAGQPRMFPNGTYLPSCMDSPPAPRNQGYGVVGLDSNPSYGHTPSHHTPQLSSLSFKHEDTLSPPNNIVDQQYPAPPPMFGCHNPSESCPSSQALLLRNYNSDNLYQMASQLDCVTWNQMNTLASSMKSSGHPTSYDSDPTAPPPPVLVSAQYHIHTHSIFRGLQDVRRVPGIGPPVVRSSEASEKRPFVCAYPGCSKRYFKLSHLQMHGRKHTGEKPYQCDFTDCGRRFSRSDQLKRHQRRHTGVKPFQCETCQRKFSRSDHLKTHTRTHTGKTSEKPFTCRWSNCQKKFARSDELMRHHSMHQRNLTKLQPAI